From the genome of Streptomyces sp. NBC_00659, one region includes:
- a CDS encoding SulP family inorganic anion transporter, which produces MSKHHGTASGGWRPPVPVLPGLPVLRHYRRSWLRGDLLAGVTVAAYLVPQVMAYASVAGLPPVVGLWAILPALVLYALVGSSRLLSVGPESTTALMTATVVGPLAGGDPERYAVLASALAIAVGLMCVVAWAARLGFVADLLSRPVLIGYLAGVALIMMVDQLTKLTGVPTDGSGFFPKLASFFGNLDEVHPATLVFSAATLVVLYLATRFRWRVPGPLLVLVAGTAVVAAFNLEDHGLAVIGEIPAGLPRPDLPPLDTLPQLLLPAVGVLLVGYTDFILTARAFTTDDGGTEMNANQELLALGAANLGAGTLQGFPVSSSASRTALAQSAGGRTQVYGLTAGLLVLAVLLFLSPLLTDTPTAVLGALVVYAAIRMIDLAGFRRLAGFRIRELLLALGCLVGVLALDILYGVLVAVGLSVAELLSRVARPHDAVQGLVPGLAGMHDVDDFPDARVIPGLLVYRYDSPLFFANAEDFRRSALAAVAEQEVPVRWFVLNTEANVEVDITALDALDELRRELGERGVEFAMARVKQDLRDDLDAYGLSASVGEERIFPTLPTAVAAYRSWCRDHGVDPGDEDADLQP; this is translated from the coding sequence GTGTCGAAGCACCACGGCACCGCGAGCGGAGGGTGGCGTCCCCCTGTTCCGGTGCTGCCCGGTCTCCCGGTGCTCAGGCACTACCGGCGGAGCTGGCTGCGCGGAGACCTGCTGGCCGGGGTGACGGTCGCGGCCTATCTGGTGCCGCAGGTGATGGCGTACGCCAGTGTCGCCGGGCTGCCGCCCGTCGTGGGTCTGTGGGCGATCCTGCCCGCCCTCGTGCTGTACGCCCTCGTGGGTTCGTCCCGGCTTCTGTCGGTGGGGCCCGAGTCGACGACGGCGCTGATGACCGCGACCGTCGTCGGGCCGCTCGCCGGCGGCGATCCGGAGCGGTACGCGGTACTGGCCTCGGCGCTCGCCATCGCCGTGGGGCTGATGTGCGTGGTGGCCTGGGCGGCGCGGCTGGGCTTCGTGGCCGATCTGCTCTCCCGGCCCGTGCTGATCGGGTATCTGGCGGGCGTGGCACTGATCATGATGGTGGATCAGCTCACGAAGCTCACCGGTGTGCCGACGGACGGTTCGGGGTTCTTCCCGAAACTGGCCTCCTTCTTCGGGAACCTGGACGAGGTCCATCCCGCCACGTTGGTCTTCAGCGCGGCGACGCTGGTCGTCCTCTACCTGGCCACGCGTTTCCGCTGGCGCGTCCCCGGACCGCTGCTGGTCCTGGTCGCCGGTACGGCCGTGGTCGCGGCCTTCAACCTCGAGGACCACGGCCTCGCGGTGATCGGGGAGATCCCGGCCGGGCTCCCCCGCCCGGACCTCCCCCCGCTCGACACCCTGCCCCAGCTGCTGCTGCCCGCGGTCGGTGTCCTGCTCGTCGGGTACACCGACTTCATCCTCACCGCGCGCGCCTTCACGACCGACGACGGCGGTACGGAGATGAACGCGAACCAGGAACTGCTGGCCCTGGGCGCCGCGAACCTCGGCGCGGGCACCCTTCAGGGGTTCCCGGTGAGCAGCAGCGCCAGCCGTACGGCCCTCGCGCAGTCGGCGGGCGGGCGCACCCAGGTGTATGGGCTCACGGCCGGGCTCCTCGTGCTGGCCGTGCTGTTGTTCCTGAGTCCCCTGCTCACCGACACGCCCACGGCCGTCCTCGGCGCGCTGGTCGTCTACGCCGCGATCCGGATGATCGACCTGGCGGGCTTCCGGCGGCTGGCGGGCTTCCGGATCCGGGAACTCCTGCTGGCCCTCGGCTGTCTCGTCGGCGTCCTCGCTCTCGACATCCTCTACGGGGTGCTGGTGGCCGTGGGTCTGTCGGTGGCCGAGCTGCTGAGCAGGGTGGCGCGCCCGCACGACGCGGTCCAGGGGCTGGTACCGGGCCTCGCGGGCATGCACGACGTCGACGACTTCCCGGACGCCCGGGTGATCCCGGGTCTGCTGGTCTACCGCTACGACTCCCCGCTGTTCTTCGCCAACGCGGAGGACTTCCGGCGCAGCGCCCTCGCCGCGGTGGCCGAACAGGAGGTCCCGGTCAGGTGGTTCGTCCTCAACACGGAGGCCAATGTGGAGGTGGACATCACCGCCCTGGACGCACTGGACGAGCTGCGCCGGGAACTCGGGGAGCGGGGCGTCGAGTTCGCGATGGCCCGGGTGAAGCAGGATCTGCGGGACGACCTGGACGCCTACGGGCTGAGCGCGTCCGTCGGCGAGGAGCGGATCTTCCCCACCCTGCCCACGGCGGTCGCCGCCTACCGTTCCTGGTGCCGCGACCACGGCGTCGATCCGGGCGACGAGGACGCTGATCTCCAACCCTAG
- a CDS encoding cation-translocating P-type ATPase: MAMQSSGPKAPERVAPELWYARDPQDVASAFGVDPTSGLTAARVTELLAENGPNALPEEKAKPAWRRFAEQYRSYMQIVLVVAAVVSLAIAEWSTAILLVLLTLLNAVVGLRQEGKAESAMNALQSMLTATARVRRDGTESEIPAEQVVVGDVLHISAGDQVPADGRIIEAHALQIDESALTGESVPASKVATTLPKVMLGPGDQSNMAFMHTPVTHGSGLVIVTGTGEGTELGKISEMLSATEKEEAPLTKELDTLTLWITAAAGLTMIVMFALGRSRDQAWDALFVSAVSLAIAAIPEALPTVTQAILSVGSLNLAKRNAIVKELPSVETLAFTSAINSDKTGTLTMNQMTAVEVVTPTDRYTVSGTGYGLEGRIHHAAGSSAGIEEAILPYLVANDGKLVDGEVVGDPTEGAFLVLAHKAGLDIEGTRERLPRLATLPFDPGYKLMATFNSTVDPSGRPVVRCFVKGAAPAVQARATTALSGGATVPWDAELGRRADEQGERMGGEGRRVMAAATRDLDPADFDPDGDLLGYVTGLRMTSLVGMVDPPREESKAAVASAQAAHIRVRMVTGDDVTTGAAIARQLGIPGEAVLGADFAALPESERLARIDDIGVVGRVAPEHKVMLADTLKKKGAVVAMTGDGVNDAPAIKSADIGIAMGSGTDVAKNAARMILSDDNFTTIVYAVEQGRKLYDNLTKYIRFVLLLLVTFVLTFLGATIFNIAAGEPFTPPQVLWIHFVVNASFGFALGFDKESAGLMRRRPRPRGESVLTRPVMVTVGLSGLAITLILLGLIKLGETRYDSVQTGSSIAFTAFALCLIVAAFECRSETDSVLTPSTFDSKQMNWTALAQFVLAVLVTQMDGFRRILGTTEIDLRQFGWALLSAVAFLVVWEVGKLLARRARRTD; encoded by the coding sequence ATGGCGATGCAGTCGAGCGGCCCGAAGGCTCCGGAGCGCGTCGCTCCGGAGCTCTGGTACGCGCGTGACCCACAGGACGTGGCGTCGGCTTTCGGCGTCGACCCCACGTCCGGACTCACCGCCGCCCGGGTCACCGAACTGCTGGCCGAGAACGGGCCGAACGCGCTGCCGGAGGAGAAGGCGAAGCCGGCGTGGCGGCGGTTCGCCGAGCAGTACCGCAGCTACATGCAGATCGTCCTCGTGGTGGCGGCGGTCGTCTCGCTGGCGATCGCCGAGTGGAGCACCGCCATCCTGCTCGTCCTGCTGACCCTGCTGAACGCGGTCGTGGGACTGCGGCAGGAGGGGAAGGCCGAGAGCGCGATGAACGCGCTCCAGTCCATGCTCACGGCGACGGCCCGGGTGAGACGTGACGGGACCGAGTCGGAGATCCCGGCGGAGCAGGTGGTCGTGGGCGACGTCCTGCACATCTCCGCCGGGGACCAGGTTCCGGCGGACGGGCGGATCATCGAGGCACACGCGCTCCAGATCGACGAGTCGGCCCTCACCGGCGAGAGCGTCCCCGCGTCGAAGGTCGCCACGACCCTGCCGAAGGTGATGCTGGGGCCGGGGGACCAGTCGAACATGGCGTTCATGCACACGCCGGTCACTCACGGCAGCGGTCTGGTGATCGTCACCGGGACGGGTGAGGGCACCGAGCTGGGCAAGATCTCGGAGATGCTGTCGGCGACCGAGAAGGAGGAGGCACCGCTCACCAAGGAACTCGACACGCTGACGCTGTGGATCACGGCCGCGGCGGGCCTGACCATGATCGTGATGTTCGCGCTGGGGCGCAGCCGCGACCAGGCGTGGGACGCCCTGTTCGTCAGCGCGGTCTCGCTGGCCATCGCCGCCATTCCCGAGGCCCTGCCCACGGTGACCCAGGCGATCCTGTCCGTCGGCAGCCTCAATCTGGCGAAGCGCAACGCGATCGTGAAGGAGCTGCCGTCCGTCGAGACCCTGGCGTTCACGTCGGCGATCAACTCGGACAAGACCGGCACTCTGACCATGAACCAGATGACGGCGGTGGAGGTGGTGACGCCCACCGACCGCTACACCGTCTCGGGCACGGGTTACGGCCTCGAAGGCAGGATCCACCATGCCGCGGGCTCCTCCGCGGGCATCGAGGAGGCGATCCTCCCGTACCTCGTGGCGAACGACGGCAAGCTGGTGGACGGCGAGGTCGTGGGCGATCCCACCGAGGGCGCGTTCCTGGTGCTGGCCCACAAGGCCGGGCTGGACATCGAGGGCACCCGCGAGCGGCTCCCCCGGCTCGCCACGCTGCCCTTCGACCCCGGCTACAAGCTCATGGCCACCTTCAACTCCACGGTGGACCCGTCCGGGCGTCCCGTGGTGCGCTGCTTCGTCAAGGGCGCGGCTCCCGCGGTGCAGGCCCGCGCGACGACCGCGCTGTCGGGCGGCGCGACCGTCCCGTGGGACGCGGAACTCGGCCGGCGCGCCGACGAGCAGGGCGAGCGCATGGGCGGGGAGGGACGCCGGGTGATGGCGGCGGCCACCCGGGACCTGGACCCGGCCGACTTCGATCCGGACGGAGACCTGCTCGGTTACGTCACCGGGCTGCGGATGACGAGTCTGGTCGGGATGGTCGACCCGCCGCGTGAGGAGTCCAAGGCCGCCGTGGCCAGTGCCCAGGCGGCTCACATCCGGGTCCGCATGGTGACCGGGGACGACGTCACCACGGGCGCCGCCATCGCCCGGCAGCTCGGCATTCCCGGCGAGGCCGTCCTCGGAGCCGACTTCGCGGCGCTGCCGGAGAGCGAGCGACTGGCCCGGATCGACGACATCGGTGTGGTGGGACGGGTCGCCCCCGAGCACAAGGTGATGCTCGCGGACACGCTCAAGAAGAAGGGTGCCGTCGTCGCGATGACCGGCGACGGGGTCAACGACGCCCCCGCGATCAAGTCCGCCGACATCGGCATCGCCATGGGCAGCGGTACGGACGTGGCGAAGAACGCGGCGCGGATGATCCTTTCCGACGACAACTTCACGACGATCGTCTACGCGGTGGAACAGGGCCGCAAGCTCTACGACAACCTCACCAAGTACATCCGTTTCGTGCTGCTGTTGCTGGTCACGTTCGTCCTGACCTTCCTCGGGGCGACGATCTTCAACATCGCGGCCGGTGAACCCTTCACCCCGCCGCAGGTGCTGTGGATCCACTTCGTGGTCAACGCCTCGTTCGGCTTCGCGCTGGGCTTCGACAAGGAGAGCGCGGGGCTCATGCGGCGCAGGCCGCGGCCCCGGGGCGAGTCGGTGCTGACCCGGCCGGTGATGGTGACGGTCGGTCTCAGCGGTCTGGCGATCACCCTGATCCTGCTCGGGCTGATCAAGCTGGGCGAAACCCGTTACGACAGCGTCCAGACCGGCAGTTCGATCGCGTTCACCGCGTTCGCGCTGTGCCTGATCGTGGCCGCGTTCGAATGCCGCAGCGAGACGGACTCGGTGCTGACGCCGAGCACCTTCGACAGCAAGCAGATGAACTGGACGGCACTGGCGCAGTTCGTCCTCGCGGTCCTGGTGACGCAGATGGACGGGTTCCGCCGCATCCTCGGCACCACGGAGATCGACCTGCGGCAGTTCGGCTGGGCCCTGCTGTCCGCCGTCGCGTTCCTGGTCGTGTGGGAGGTGGGTAAGCTCCTGGCCCGCAGGGCGCGGCGCACCGACTGA
- a CDS encoding polyphosphate kinase 2 family protein translates to MTDARAERVARLIEPLRVEPGSRVDLGEDFDPRYKGGLKKKQGVELLRTGVSLLAEYQERLAAQDTYGVLLCLQALDAGGKDGTIRHVMSGVNPQGVKVSSFKQPSAEELDHDYLWRYAARLPARGDIAIFNRSHYEEVLVVRVHPEVLDRQRLPADARGADIWDRRYRAVNDWERYLTDNGFKVVKIFLNLSKEEQRTRFMKRLDLPERNWKFSAADVRERRRWDEYQQAFSEMLSRTSTPWAPWYVVPADRKWFARICTAAVLVHTLMDIDPAYPVVGKEARKDLRAARRELEADAPKGAPADPYAARHPVPGAGGGQRRGGRGAKGRHAPGADSRTGKHQRK, encoded by the coding sequence ATGACGGATGCCAGGGCCGAACGCGTCGCGAGGCTCATCGAGCCGCTGCGGGTCGAGCCGGGGTCACGGGTGGACCTGGGCGAGGACTTCGACCCCCGGTACAAGGGCGGCCTGAAGAAGAAGCAGGGGGTGGAGCTGCTGCGCACGGGCGTGTCGCTGCTCGCCGAGTACCAGGAACGGCTGGCGGCCCAGGACACGTACGGCGTCCTGTTGTGTCTGCAGGCACTCGACGCCGGGGGCAAGGACGGCACGATCCGGCACGTCATGAGCGGGGTGAACCCGCAGGGCGTCAAGGTGAGCAGCTTCAAACAGCCCTCCGCCGAGGAGCTCGACCACGACTACCTGTGGCGGTACGCGGCCAGGCTGCCCGCCCGCGGCGACATCGCGATCTTCAACCGTTCGCACTACGAGGAGGTCCTCGTCGTCCGGGTCCATCCGGAGGTCCTCGACCGGCAGCGGCTGCCGGCGGACGCGCGCGGAGCGGACATCTGGGACCGCCGCTACCGGGCCGTCAACGACTGGGAGCGCTACCTCACCGACAACGGGTTCAAGGTCGTGAAGATCTTCCTGAACCTGTCCAAGGAGGAACAGCGCACCCGTTTCATGAAGCGGCTCGACCTGCCGGAGCGGAACTGGAAGTTCTCCGCCGCCGATGTCCGGGAGCGCCGGCGGTGGGACGAGTACCAGCAGGCGTTCTCCGAGATGCTCTCGCGAACCAGTACGCCGTGGGCGCCCTGGTACGTCGTCCCGGCGGACCGGAAGTGGTTCGCGCGCATCTGCACGGCGGCGGTACTGGTTCACACGCTCATGGACATCGACCCCGCTTACCCGGTGGTCGGCAAGGAGGCCCGCAAGGATCTCCGGGCCGCGAGGCGGGAACTGGAGGCCGACGCTCCGAAGGGTGCGCCGGCCGATCCGTACGCGGCCCGTCATCCGGTTCCCGGTGCGGGCGGGGGACAGCGACGTGGCGGCCGTGGCGCGAAGGGGCGGCACGCACCCGGCGCGGACTCGCGGACCGGGAAGCACCAGCGGAAGTAG